The window GACGGATGCCCGCAGTTAAGCGACTATCGTGGCGCCCGGCCCGCGCGATCGCAACGTTGGTAATCACATTCGCACTTCTACTCACCTCCACGGGCGTTGCCCGAGCTTCGAGCGACGCCCTGCCCGGAGATGTGCTCTACCCCGTTAAACGCGGGGTGGAAGAAATCCGCCTCGCCATTACCTTCAGCGAAAGCGGTGACGCCGAACTACTGAATGACTTCACGACCGAACGAGTGGACGAAATCGAAGCGCTCATTCTTACCGGCCGTGACGAGTACCTCGACGAGGCTCTCGAGGATTACGAAGTCATGCTCGATCGGCTCGTCACACAGGTCACACAGTTGTCCCAAAGCGAAGATCAGAAATCACTCGACCGTCTCGCCCTCAGCCTTTTGCATCAAGTTGAGGTCCTCGAACGTGTGAAAGCCAACGCACCGGATGACGTTCAAGTGAAGATGGAAGAAGTCAAAGAACAGACGCAGCACGGAAAGGATGTTGTCGAGACTATTCGTCAGGGCGGAGATCCAAGCGATCTGGCGCCCGGCCAGGTAAAGAAACAGACTCCCCAATCCGATTCAAGCGAGGAAGACCACGTCCCGGGTAAGACGAAAACCCCGAAACCGAAAGAGAAGAAAACACCCGGCCCGCCACCGTGGGCGAATCCGGGCGGCCAGGATAAAAAGGACGAAGATTAGCCTTAAGTCGGGCAGATCGACCGCAGCAAGCTCATATTCCCAGCCGATCAAGTGCGCATCAACAAACGCAAACCAAGACCAACGACAACCAGGTTGCCCGCCAGACTCAACGCGAGACGGATGCGGTCTGAAATTCCCTTTCGTAATATCGCCCCGATGAACGCCAACAAGCTTTGCCATGAGAAGGATGCAAATCCGGCGCCAAGCACGAACACCGTTCGCTCCAGGATCGTGCTGGAATCCCCCAGCGTGCCGCCGAGGATCAGCGCACTGAAATAAACGACGGTCAACGGATTGAGCGCCGTAAGCAGCAAGAATTGCACGTAGAGTTTCCAGTATCCGGCCTCGGGATTCGCATTCTCGATCGGATCTGCGATCCGCAGAGAACGCCGCATGCCGAAAATCCCCAGCCCTACCAGCAGGATCGAGCTTGCGAGACGTACCGGGTCTGCGTATGGTTCCAGAAAAGTGGCCAACACACTCCCCACTGCAGCAGCCAGTGCGGCGAAGAGAAAATCGACCGTCGCAGCGCCGCTTCCGGCGACGAAACCTGCAGTAAATCCCTTGCGCAGTGTCGTTTCCACAATCAAAAGAGAGATGGCGCCAACCGGAATGGCAATGCCGTATCCGGCCAACAAACCCTCAACCAAAATTGTAGTCATCTTCCTTCAGCATTCCGTTCTTCGATGTTCGAGCGTGGAAGATTTCACGTCATCAGTCGGCTGCTGCTCCGACGAGATCGTAGGGCATGGCGCTGTCGATTCTCACGGGCAGCATTTCACCCAGCGGATGCTCGCCGTCGATGATCACCAAACCATCGATCTCGGGTGCATCCCGGAACGACCGGCCCAATGTGATGCCGTCTCCAACACCTTCCGTCAAAACCGGAAGGATGCGCCCGACGAAGGTTTGATTTTTCTCCAGGGAGATCTGTTGCTGCAGAAGCATCAAACGACGCTGCCGCTCGACTTTCACCTCTGACGAAATCGGATCTCCCAGCGCTTCACTCTCCGTCCCCACTTCCGGAGAAAAAGTAAAAACGCCCACCCGATCGAAGCGAACCTCCGAGACGAAATCCAGCAGAGTCTCGAACGCCTGCTCCGTTTCGTTGGGATAGCCCACGATGAACGTGGAGCGCAAAGCCACATCCGGCACAGCGCTTCGTAATTTCTCCAGCGTACGATGCACCCACTCGAGGTTCGCCGGTCGCCGCATACGCCGCAGCACCTCGGGATGCGCGTGCTGCAGCGGCATGTCGATGTAGGGGACGATCTGGGGATTCCCGGCGATCACCTCGATCAGGCGATCTGTCACGCAACCAGGATAAGCGTAGAGAATGCGCAGCCAATCGATATTCGGGACCGCCTTCACCAGGTCCTCGATCAACACAGCCAACCCGTCCTGGATGCCCAAATCATGTCCGTAATCCGTCGTGTCCTGCGCAATGAGATTGATTTCCCGCACGCCGCGATCCTGTAAAAGTCTTGCATCGGCGAGAATCCGTTCGGGCGGCCGGCTCACGGCCGTTCCCTTGATCAAAGGAATGGCACAGAACGCACATGGACGTCGGCATCCATCGGCGATCTTCAGGTATGCGCTTGCACCCTGAACCGCCGTGCGCGGGACGGCTAGGTCCTCGTCACCGACTTCAGTTTCTTCAGGGAGATAGAAGATGGTTTGGGGTGTCTTTCGATTCCGCAGCACTTCGACGAGCTGCACGATGTCCATCCAGCGCCGGGTTCCAATCAATCCATCGATGCCCGGCACCTGCTGAGCGACCGCTGCGCCAAACCGCTGGGTGAGACAACCGGCAGCGATCAGCATTTGCCCGGGTTGTTTGAGATTTGTGAGACGTTGGAGTTCGGCGAGTGATTCTTCGCGCGCCGCATCGATGAAACCGCACGTATTGACGATTATCACGTCCGCGTCCGCCACGCCGTTCGCGGCCTGACAACCCTCGCAGGCGAGCAAGGCAGCCATAGATTCAGAATCGACGCTGTTTTTCGCACATCCCAGCGATACGAGATGGAAACGCAGCTTCACTATTCCGCCTCGGGAGTTTGCTGCGAGGTCGGCGACGTCGCCGGGGTGTCCGTGGCAGGAGGCGACGCCGTGGGAGTTTGAGTCTGCGTGGGCGTCGGGGTGAGAACCCCGTCCAGGGTCCAAATCCTGATCACAATTTGGCCCACGTCCCCCATCGTTCCTTGATCCTGCCCGTTGTAATAGATGCGCACACCAGCACCGTTGCCGGTCGTGACTTCGACAGATTCCAGGCCGTTGAAGGTTTGCTCTTCCCCGGGCAGCATTCGTCCACTGAAAGTTTCTTCACCGTCCACCAACACACGCACCCAGGCACGCTGCTTTGCCGAAATTCTAAGATTCACTTCGCTGTTCAGTCCCAGGACGAGAGGCTGTGTGGGCGCCTCGACCTCCGTTTCGGGCGTCGTCTCGCCTGGACTGGCGGGAATCAACGTGGATTGTGCCGTCGCTGTGTGCGTTATCGTGGGCGTTTCGCTGGGAATGAAAAACGTCATGGCTTCATCGGTCGCCTGCGCGCCCTGGCGGAGGGATTGCATCAGGCGGCTGCTGCCCCAGATCAAGACCGCGATGACGGCCAGGATGATCGTGGCTGTGATAAAGAGGTCGAAAGACAACCAGCGCGGCCTGCGGGAGTGGATCTGCACGGACGGCCCGCTGCGTGCTTCAATTTGCGCCACCGGATTTTTCAATTTCGGACGACGGGATTGGAGTTTCTCCGCGTATTCGAGCAAGATTTCGTCTGAATCCAGCCCGAGAAAATCCGCGTAATTTCCGAGGAACCCGCGCACCTGCACGGGCGACGGCAACGAATCGATGTCTCCCCGTTCGAGAGCCGCCAAATGATATGTGCGAATGCGAGTTGCTTGCTCGACCTCTTCTAACGTAATACCGAGGCGCTCACGAGTTTCTCGCAGTCTCTGACCAATCTCCTTCATATCCGCCTGGGATTAAACAATACCACCAACTGTGGAGCGGATGGCCGCTCGCGTTGGTGGCATTCGAACGAACCGATTAAGATTTCTCGTCGCTGGCCGCCTCGGCGGGTTCGCCTTCCGCATTCAGACCCTCTTCAGTCTGCGCTTCGGCGAGTTCCGCTTCGGCCTCCATCGCGTGTTCTTCGGTCTCGAGTTCAGCCTTCAATTCCGCAAATGCTTCGACCGGCTCCTCAGGAATACCTTCCTCGGTCAACTCGTAGGCTGATTCGGGCGGTTCATCTTCACGATGCACCACGACCTTGATCTGCGGCACCAGATCGACCGTCAGGCGAATGTCCACGTCGTGAACGCCGAGGGTCTTAATGGGTTGGCTGTCGATCTGTCTACGATCGATCGTCACCTTGGAGGTTTCTTCTATCGCCTCAGCGATCAT of the Anaerolineales bacterium genome contains:
- a CDS encoding LysE family transporter, with the translated sequence MTTILVEGLLAGYGIAIPVGAISLLIVETTLRKGFTAGFVAGSGAATVDFLFAALAAAVGSVLATFLEPYADPVRLASSILLVGLGIFGMRRSLRIADPIENANPEAGYWKLYVQFLLLTALNPLTVVYFSALILGGTLGDSSTILERTVFVLGAGFASFSWQSLLAFIGAILRKGISDRIRLALSLAGNLVVVGLGLRLLMRT
- the rplI gene encoding 50S ribosomal protein L9, yielding MKVLLLKDVYKLGRAGDIKKVADGYGRNYLLPQGLAALATPGMLKQAERIREKATEERARLNQELGSVAEVLEGLELFFPVKAGEMGRLYGSVTTAMIAEAIEETSKVTIDRRQIDSQPIKTLGVHDVDIRLTVDLVPQIKVVVHREDEPPESAYELTEEGIPEEPVEAFAELKAELETEEHAMEAEAELAEAQTEEGLNAEGEPAEAASDEKS
- a CDS encoding DUF5667 domain-containing protein, whose amino-acid sequence is MDKKPSLRTEEILDDCITRLQNGDDGIKALRRDFPQQAQELAPLAEIARQMQSVFHAPAASADFAHNSKIRLLNRLRAAQTPTTAAKRRMPAVKRLSWRPARAIATLVITFALLLTSTGVARASSDALPGDVLYPVKRGVEEIRLAITFSESGDAELLNDFTTERVDEIEALILTGRDEYLDEALEDYEVMLDRLVTQVTQLSQSEDQKSLDRLALSLLHQVEVLERVKANAPDDVQVKMEEVKEQTQHGKDVVETIRQGGDPSDLAPGQVKKQTPQSDSSEEDHVPGKTKTPKPKEKKTPGPPPWANPGGQDKKDED
- a CDS encoding DUF4115 domain-containing protein, encoding MKEIGQRLRETRERLGITLEEVEQATRIRTYHLAALERGDIDSLPSPVQVRGFLGNYADFLGLDSDEILLEYAEKLQSRRPKLKNPVAQIEARSGPSVQIHSRRPRWLSFDLFITATIILAVIAVLIWGSSRLMQSLRQGAQATDEAMTFFIPSETPTITHTATAQSTLIPASPGETTPETEVEAPTQPLVLGLNSEVNLRISAKQRAWVRVLVDGEETFSGRMLPGEEQTFNGLESVEVTTGNGAGVRIYYNGQDQGTMGDVGQIVIRIWTLDGVLTPTPTQTQTPTASPPATDTPATSPTSQQTPEAE
- the rimO gene encoding 30S ribosomal protein S12 methylthiotransferase RimO gives rise to the protein MKLRFHLVSLGCAKNSVDSESMAALLACEGCQAANGVADADVIIVNTCGFIDAAREESLAELQRLTNLKQPGQMLIAAGCLTQRFGAAVAQQVPGIDGLIGTRRWMDIVQLVEVLRNRKTPQTIFYLPEETEVGDEDLAVPRTAVQGASAYLKIADGCRRPCAFCAIPLIKGTAVSRPPERILADARLLQDRGVREINLIAQDTTDYGHDLGIQDGLAVLIEDLVKAVPNIDWLRILYAYPGCVTDRLIEVIAGNPQIVPYIDMPLQHAHPEVLRRMRRPANLEWVHRTLEKLRSAVPDVALRSTFIVGYPNETEQAFETLLDFVSEVRFDRVGVFTFSPEVGTESEALGDPISSEVKVERQRRLMLLQQQISLEKNQTFVGRILPVLTEGVGDGITLGRSFRDAPEIDGLVIIDGEHPLGEMLPVRIDSAMPYDLVGAAAD